A genomic segment from Nodularia sphaerocarpa UHCC 0038 encodes:
- a CDS encoding TonB-dependent receptor, whose product MKAIAPGNTLNLKLMAAMSGAISMILYPAIAQGAAPENSDSSLNFEGTGEQELGTGDSLSSELTKPQPTKNPKFREKLRQIAKLKAESQRPSLPTPPTEIPSFQPAADQPLPKGLLKLAELPQEAPIVKILTPTADTIADVPASTVILQFPVGKDIELRVNGLLADRTLIGRTETNEKTNLVTQTWYGVSLKEGINQISAQIVGDIEPPVTVQVTVRGAPTQLKVETLEAAIPADGRSVATVRGELIDENGNRSNRNAVVTLIPTAGEFVSADFNPDQPGFQVEAKGGQFTAQLRSPLQAQTVRIRAISNNLEAFTQLQFQTALRSSLVTGVIDVRFGGRSTNFYSRFRDFLPPDKDNNSQLDVRSAVFATGKVGDWLFTGAYDSQRNLNEDCNCNTRLFRNDQFREQNYPVYGDSSTVNVLTPSSDSLYLRFERSSQIPGTSPDYAMWGDYNTEEFARQSQQYTALTRQLHGFKTNYNFGDFQFTGFYGNNVQSFQRDAIAPDGTSGFYFLSRRLLVPGSENVFLELEELNRPGTLLERQQLNRGTDYEIDYDRGTILFREPILRTDISNTGEVLVRRIVTSYQYESQDTNSNIYAGRLQYNLSRLINQESWLAATYIRENQGVRGFELYGADAMISLGSNRKLMAEYAHSTNDSDLMGLVNGQAYRLEAQGEIFNGLQGRGYYRFADIGFANNATISFVPGQTRYGAQLIGKLTSTTNLRVQYDHEDNFGTAPQPLDTFEELFAPRSTAIPGSKVDNSLTTITAGIQQKLGSATVNLDWIHRDREDRIATDSLTSKSDQLRSRLSLPIAENLTFLAQNELTISNQTDTVYPDRSILGINWAAIPGINISLSQQFYSGGQFAGNSITNLSVNGEHKLSADTSITGRYSILGGANQITTQGAVGLKNLWTIAPGLRLNVAYEHVFGDFLGTTGAGQQFLQPFAIGQSAASLGFTGGDSYSIGLEYTENPNYKASARYEHRSSGSGNNTVISAGVTGKVSSSLTALVRYQQASSANQRLIGLGDTALLRVGLAYRDPKNDQFNALLRYEYRKNPATIPETIFLGTGTGSQDHTFAAEAIYAPNWQWEFYGKYALRNSTSYLANDLAGTSTVNLGQLRATYRLGYSMDLVTEARVIHQSNYTETGFVVETGYYLTPNLRLAAGYTVGKVDDRDFSGTRSAGGPYLGITVKLNELFSGFGLQKIPPAQPQASMVKTLVNRLKDTKAANAVMTTLVEQLKRR is encoded by the coding sequence ATGAAAGCCATAGCACCAGGAAATACTTTAAATTTGAAGTTGATGGCAGCCATGTCCGGAGCCATCAGCATGATATTATATCCAGCGATCGCTCAGGGCGCAGCGCCAGAAAACTCCGATTCTTCTCTTAACTTCGAGGGGACTGGGGAGCAGGAATTGGGGACTGGGGATTCCTTATCATCTGAATTAACCAAACCGCAACCCACAAAAAACCCGAAATTCCGGGAAAAGTTGCGTCAAATAGCCAAGTTAAAAGCCGAGAGTCAAAGACCATCTTTACCCACCCCTCCCACAGAAATTCCATCGTTTCAACCAGCAGCAGATCAACCACTACCCAAAGGTTTACTGAAGCTAGCAGAATTACCACAAGAAGCGCCCATTGTCAAGATTCTCACTCCCACTGCCGACACAATTGCAGATGTACCAGCGAGTACGGTAATTTTACAATTTCCCGTAGGTAAAGACATAGAACTGCGTGTAAATGGCCTCTTGGCAGATCGGACTTTAATTGGGAGAACAGAAACCAATGAGAAGACCAACTTAGTAACGCAGACATGGTATGGTGTCTCCCTCAAAGAAGGGATAAATCAAATCTCTGCACAAATAGTAGGTGACATAGAACCCCCGGTAACAGTGCAGGTGACAGTCCGGGGAGCGCCCACGCAACTGAAAGTAGAAACCCTGGAAGCCGCTATCCCTGCGGATGGCCGTTCCGTCGCCACAGTTAGAGGTGAACTGATTGATGAAAATGGTAATCGCTCCAATCGCAATGCTGTTGTCACTCTCATCCCGACAGCTGGTGAGTTTGTCAGCGCCGATTTCAACCCCGACCAACCCGGATTTCAAGTTGAGGCTAAGGGGGGACAATTTACGGCCCAATTGCGATCGCCTTTACAAGCCCAAACAGTGCGTATCCGCGCGATTTCTAACAACTTAGAAGCCTTTACTCAATTACAATTCCAAACAGCTTTGCGCTCTAGTTTGGTAACAGGGGTAATTGATGTCCGTTTCGGAGGTAGAAGCACTAATTTTTACAGTAGATTTCGAGATTTTCTGCCTCCAGACAAAGACAATAATAGCCAATTAGATGTGCGTTCTGCGGTATTTGCTACGGGAAAAGTCGGAGATTGGTTGTTTACAGGTGCTTATGACAGTCAGAGAAATCTCAACGAAGACTGTAACTGTAATACGCGACTATTTCGGAATGATCAATTTCGGGAGCAAAACTATCCGGTTTACGGTGATAGTTCTACCGTGAATGTCTTGACTCCTTCCAGTGACAGCTTATATCTTCGCTTTGAGCGTTCGAGCCAAATTCCCGGAACATCCCCCGATTATGCCATGTGGGGAGACTACAACACAGAAGAATTTGCTCGTCAGTCACAGCAATATACAGCCCTGACGCGACAACTGCACGGTTTTAAAACTAATTACAACTTCGGCGACTTTCAATTTACGGGTTTCTACGGTAATAACGTCCAGAGCTTTCAACGAGATGCGATCGCCCCTGATGGTACTAGCGGTTTTTACTTCCTCTCTCGGCGGTTATTAGTTCCTGGGAGTGAAAACGTCTTTCTGGAATTAGAAGAACTGAATCGTCCCGGAACCTTGCTAGAACGTCAACAGCTCAACCGAGGGACAGATTATGAAATTGATTATGATCGCGGGACAATTTTATTCCGGGAACCCATCCTACGTACAGATATCAGTAATACCGGAGAAGTCTTAGTTCGCCGCATCGTCACCAGTTACCAATATGAGAGTCAAGACACCAACAGTAATATTTATGCTGGACGTTTGCAATACAACTTATCTCGCCTAATTAACCAAGAAAGCTGGTTAGCAGCAACTTACATCCGGGAAAATCAAGGCGTACGCGGCTTTGAACTTTATGGCGCAGATGCGATGATTTCTCTCGGTTCAAACCGGAAATTAATGGCAGAATATGCCCATTCCACCAATGATTCCGACTTAATGGGATTGGTAAATGGTCAAGCTTATCGCTTAGAAGCCCAAGGCGAGATTTTTAATGGTCTTCAAGGTCGGGGATATTATCGCTTTGCTGATATCGGTTTTGCCAATAATGCCACAATTAGTTTTGTCCCCGGACAAACTCGTTATGGAGCGCAATTAATAGGTAAATTAACTTCCACCACTAATCTCAGGGTACAATACGACCACGAAGATAATTTTGGCACTGCTCCACAGCCTTTAGATACCTTCGAGGAATTATTTGCACCACGTTCTACAGCCATTCCCGGTAGCAAAGTTGATAATTCCCTCACCACAATTACCGCCGGGATACAGCAAAAACTGGGTAGTGCTACTGTCAACCTCGATTGGATTCATCGGGATAGAGAAGACCGCATTGCTACCGACTCCTTAACCAGTAAATCTGACCAATTGCGTTCGCGCCTCAGCCTTCCTATTGCCGAAAACCTCACCTTCCTAGCCCAAAATGAACTAACCATATCCAATCAAACAGACACAGTTTATCCAGACCGTAGCATCTTAGGTATCAATTGGGCAGCAATACCCGGAATTAATATTAGTCTCTCTCAACAGTTTTATAGTGGTGGTCAATTTGCCGGTAACTCTATTACCAATTTGAGTGTCAACGGCGAACACAAACTGAGTGCAGATACCAGCATTACCGGACGTTACTCAATTTTAGGTGGTGCGAACCAAATTACCACCCAAGGCGCAGTCGGTTTAAAAAACCTTTGGACAATTGCCCCTGGTTTGCGGTTAAATGTAGCTTACGAACACGTATTTGGCGATTTTCTGGGAACCACCGGCGCAGGACAACAATTTCTTCAACCCTTCGCCATCGGTCAAAGTGCTGCCTCTCTTGGGTTCACAGGTGGCGATAGTTACAGTATCGGCTTAGAATATACAGAGAACCCCAACTATAAAGCCAGCGCCCGTTATGAACATCGTAGTTCTGGCAGTGGAAATAATACCGTAATTTCCGCCGGAGTTACTGGTAAAGTTTCATCATCTCTCACCGCCTTAGTCCGTTATCAACAAGCCAGTTCCGCCAACCAAAGATTAATAGGATTAGGAGATACAGCCCTGCTCAGAGTAGGTTTAGCCTACCGCGACCCCAAAAATGATCAATTTAACGCCTTATTGCGTTATGAATACCGCAAAAATCCCGCAACCATTCCCGAAACCATATTTTTAGGGACTGGTACAGGTTCCCAAGATCATACCTTTGCCGCCGAAGCCATTTATGCGCCAAATTGGCAATGGGAATTTTACGGTAAATATGCCCTACGTAACAGCACTTCCTACTTAGCAAACGATTTAGCCGGCACAAGTACAGTAAATCTGGGACAATTACGGGCTACCTATCGCCTGGGATACAGCATGGATTTAGTCACAGAAGCTCGTGTAATTCATCAATCTAACTATACAGAAACCGGATTTGTTGTGGAAACTGGCTACTATCTCACCCCTAACCTGAGACTAGCCGCAGGTTACACCGTGGGTAAAGTTGACGACCGCGATTTTTCCGGGACACGTTCCGCCGGTGGTCCTTATTTAGGTATAACTGTGAAACTCAACGAATTATTTAGCGGCTTTGGCTTACAAAAAATTCCCCCAGCCCAACCACAAGCATCGATGGTAAAAACCTTAGTCAATCGACTCAAGGATACAAAAGCCGCCAACGCTGTAATGACAACCTTAGTTGAACAGCTTAAAAGGAGATAG
- a CDS encoding SdrD B-like domain-containing protein yields MNKNQNKPNIKTPTLRATLRESFQLTTTLREISLGIASAIALLTASPVAAQVGITSLTTNYETRPTINYDTKVGVPCNTGDYPGGCNSDINLEFGVGATNDLKISAFQYQGNNYSLTLIADKLVFRRVDNDFTTGDRQLIFFESNSNTQMRSSYTNTMEEALLGTIINKGIDNAFSNDNSFASNNIERIDYILTAGLSIPVGTAVDIGFMILERGGNDPFNIAPITALDASGNPSQFGQLKTVPASTWGNTTLNINSAVMRREESEPQFRSSHLVGSQAISSIYVSIASLTDFPGQKIYGYAIFPNDIDSSNDLLNLTDFPTNSSGESGEGGLDLMTGGAIFMRDTLSTVSGTLYQDENEDDILNNGEPTLPANVTLQLIDASNNVIASANTDANGEYSFLGIANGNYTIKVDTNDPNIPTGQILGTANNLPINVSGNITGQNFGFNQAIANNPNIILVKRITAINSISYTDLIDGVDDINSPNYVPAPYDADDNHPNWPANYLQGRLNGGNIVPGDELEYTIYFLSTGDTTALNVLMCDRLPQNTTFIPTAFNSIAPGADKGILLSYDSNSLALTGIQDTDNGQYFPIGIEATDVYPNINCGGSNTNGAIVVNLGNVPNSTISGDPTNSYGFIRFRVRVN; encoded by the coding sequence ATGAACAAAAACCAAAACAAACCAAACATCAAAACTCCCACTCTCCGCGCCACCCTGCGGGAAAGCTTTCAGCTAACTACGACTCTGCGTGAAATTTCTCTAGGAATAGCAAGTGCGATCGCACTCCTCACCGCCAGTCCAGTCGCCGCCCAAGTAGGTATAACTAGCCTAACTACTAACTACGAAACAAGACCAACTATTAACTATGATACTAAGGTAGGTGTTCCATGTAATACTGGTGATTATCCTGGAGGTTGTAATAGCGATATCAATTTAGAATTTGGCGTTGGCGCAACCAATGATTTAAAGATATCAGCTTTTCAATATCAGGGAAACAACTATTCTTTAACACTAATAGCTGACAAGCTAGTATTTCGCCGCGTAGATAATGACTTCACCACTGGAGACAGACAACTCATTTTCTTTGAGTCAAACAGTAACACTCAAATGCGATCCTCTTATACCAATACAATGGAGGAGGCTTTGCTGGGTACCATCATTAACAAAGGTATTGATAATGCCTTTTCTAATGATAATTCATTTGCTAGCAATAATATTGAACGCATTGACTATATTCTTACCGCAGGTCTATCCATTCCCGTCGGCACAGCAGTAGACATTGGTTTTATGATTTTAGAACGTGGTGGTAATGACCCCTTCAATATAGCGCCAATTACAGCCCTAGATGCCAGTGGTAATCCCAGCCAATTTGGACAATTAAAAACTGTTCCTGCAAGTACCTGGGGTAATACTACATTGAACATTAATAGTGCCGTTATGCGGCGAGAAGAGAGCGAACCACAATTCAGATCATCACACCTAGTTGGTTCACAAGCGATATCTAGTATTTATGTTTCCATAGCATCTCTGACAGACTTTCCTGGTCAAAAAATCTATGGTTACGCGATTTTTCCCAATGATATTGATAGCAGTAATGACCTGCTTAATCTGACGGATTTTCCGACTAATAGCTCTGGTGAGTCGGGAGAAGGGGGGCTAGACTTAATGACCGGAGGGGCTATATTTATGCGTGATACTCTGTCTACTGTCTCCGGTACTCTTTACCAAGATGAAAATGAAGATGATATTTTGAATAATGGTGAGCCGACTTTGCCAGCTAACGTTACTCTTCAATTAATAGATGCTAGTAATAATGTCATAGCAAGTGCAAATACAGATGCTAACGGCGAATACTCATTTCTAGGTATTGCTAATGGTAACTACACAATTAAAGTGGATACTAATGACCCAAATATTCCCACTGGACAGATATTAGGTACAGCCAATAATTTACCTATTAATGTTTCTGGTAACATAACTGGTCAAAATTTTGGGTTTAATCAAGCTATCGCTAATAACCCCAATATTATTTTAGTTAAACGCATCACAGCAATTAATTCTATAAGTTACACCGACTTGATCGACGGGGTAGACGATATCAACTCCCCCAACTATGTACCTGCTCCCTACGATGCAGACGATAATCACCCCAATTGGCCGGCTAATTACTTACAAGGTCGGTTAAATGGTGGTAATATCGTTCCAGGAGATGAGTTAGAATATACCATCTATTTTCTGTCTACAGGTGATACTACTGCCTTAAATGTATTGATGTGCGATCGCCTTCCCCAAAATACTACTTTTATTCCCACCGCTTTTAATAGCATTGCCCCAGGTGCAGACAAAGGTATTCTTCTCAGTTATGATAGTAATTCACTAGCTCTTACTGGTATTCAGGATACCGATAATGGTCAATATTTTCCCATAGGAATAGAAGCCACAGATGTCTACCCTAATATTAACTGTGGCGGTTCTAACACCAATGGGGCTATAGTTGTGAATTTAGGTAATGTGCCTAATAGTACAATTTCAGGTGATCCGACTAATTCCTATGGGTTTATCCGGTTTCGGGTACGAGTCAATTGA
- a CDS encoding phosphoketolase translates to MTLTSTPQAKPLADEELHKINAYWRAANYLSVGQIYLFDNPLLREPLRPEHVKPRLLGHWGTTPGLNFIYVHLNRVIKKYDLNTIYIAGPGHGGPGLVANTYLEGTYSEFYPNISQDAEGMKKLFKQFSFPGGIPSHVAPETPGSIHEGGELGYALVHAYGAAFDNPDLIVAAVVGDGEAETGALATSWHSNKFLNPVHDGAVLPILHLNGYKIANPTLLARLSYEELENLFLGYGYKPYFVEGVEPSDVHQQMAATLDIAIAEIQSIQREARVHGFSKRPQWPMIILRTPKGWTGPKEVNGKKAEGSWRSHQVPFGSVTANPENLKLLEDWMRSYKPEELFDANGTLIPELAELAPQGLKRMGDNPHTNGGALLRDLKMPDFSDYAVDVTHPGTTYAAATQVTGEFLRDVMKLNEESSNFRIFGPDETASNRLGAVLEVTDRTWVADILPEDEHLSPNGRVMEVLSETNCQGWLEGYLLTGRHGFFSCYEAFIHIIDSMFNQHAKWLKTTRDIPWRRPIASLNYLLTSHVWRQDHNGFSHQDPGFIDHVLNKKAEIIRVYLPPDANTLLSVTDHCLRSRHYVNVIVAGKQPSLQYLDMDAAIKHCTKGLSIWEWASNDKGSEPDVVMACAGDVPTLETLAAVDILRQHFPELKVRVVNVVNLMKLQPQSEHPHGLSSKDFDTIFTTDKPIIFAFHGYPWLIHRLTYRQTNHKNLHVRGYKEEGTTTTPFDMVVLNDLDRFHLVMDVIDRVPQLGSRAAYVKQMLEDKLIEHKHYIQKYGDDMPEIRDWKWPY, encoded by the coding sequence ATGACTTTAACAAGTACCCCACAAGCCAAGCCTTTAGCAGATGAAGAACTGCATAAAATCAATGCTTACTGGCGTGCGGCTAACTATCTTTCAGTTGGGCAAATATATCTCTTCGACAATCCCCTACTCAGAGAACCGTTAAGACCAGAACACGTTAAACCCAGACTATTGGGACATTGGGGAACCACCCCAGGGCTGAACTTTATTTATGTTCACCTCAACCGGGTAATTAAAAAGTATGACCTTAACACAATCTACATTGCAGGTCCTGGTCATGGCGGCCCCGGACTGGTAGCCAATACCTACCTAGAAGGCACTTACAGCGAATTTTATCCTAACATTTCCCAGGATGCTGAGGGAATGAAGAAACTCTTCAAACAGTTCTCTTTTCCTGGTGGTATTCCTAGCCACGTAGCACCAGAAACCCCTGGTTCAATTCATGAAGGTGGTGAACTAGGTTATGCTCTTGTTCATGCTTATGGTGCGGCTTTTGATAACCCAGATTTAATTGTGGCGGCTGTTGTCGGTGATGGTGAGGCGGAAACAGGGGCTTTAGCGACAAGTTGGCATTCTAACAAATTTCTCAATCCGGTGCATGATGGTGCAGTGCTGCCGATATTACACCTGAATGGTTATAAAATTGCTAACCCCACCTTACTAGCAAGGTTGAGTTATGAAGAATTGGAAAACCTATTTTTAGGTTATGGTTACAAACCATATTTTGTCGAAGGTGTTGAACCCTCCGATGTTCACCAGCAAATGGCGGCGACTTTAGATATTGCGATCGCCGAAATTCAAAGCATTCAAAGAGAAGCCCGTGTACATGGTTTCAGCAAGCGTCCCCAGTGGCCGATGATTATCCTCAGAACCCCCAAAGGTTGGACAGGCCCCAAAGAAGTCAACGGTAAAAAAGCCGAAGGTTCCTGGCGATCGCATCAAGTCCCATTTGGTAGTGTCACCGCCAACCCAGAAAACCTGAAATTACTCGAAGACTGGATGCGGAGTTACAAACCAGAAGAACTCTTCGATGCTAACGGAACACTCATTCCCGAACTAGCAGAACTAGCGCCCCAAGGACTCAAACGCATGGGCGACAATCCGCACACCAACGGCGGTGCGCTGTTGCGGGATCTAAAAATGCCTGATTTTTCAGACTATGCTGTTGATGTTACCCACCCCGGTACAACCTACGCCGCAGCTACCCAAGTAACGGGAGAGTTCCTGCGGGATGTCATGAAACTCAACGAAGAAAGCAGCAACTTTCGCATCTTTGGCCCTGACGAAACAGCCTCAAATCGCCTCGGTGCTGTTTTAGAAGTTACAGACCGGACTTGGGTAGCCGACATCCTCCCAGAAGATGAACACCTTTCCCCCAACGGTCGGGTAATGGAAGTCCTCAGTGAAACCAATTGTCAAGGCTGGTTAGAAGGCTACCTACTTACAGGTCGTCATGGCTTCTTCTCCTGCTATGAAGCCTTTATCCACATCATTGACTCGATGTTCAACCAGCACGCCAAATGGCTAAAAACCACCCGTGACATCCCTTGGCGGCGACCCATTGCTTCCCTCAACTACCTACTGACTTCTCACGTTTGGCGACAAGACCACAACGGTTTCTCTCACCAAGACCCTGGTTTTATCGACCATGTACTCAACAAAAAAGCCGAGATTATTCGCGTATATCTACCACCCGATGCCAACACTTTGCTATCAGTAACAGACCATTGCTTGAGAAGTCGCCACTATGTAAACGTCATCGTCGCAGGTAAGCAGCCATCATTACAATACCTAGATATGGATGCTGCAATCAAGCACTGCACCAAAGGACTGAGTATTTGGGAATGGGCTAGCAACGATAAAGGTAGCGAACCAGATGTAGTCATGGCTTGTGCTGGAGACGTTCCCACCTTAGAAACCTTAGCAGCCGTAGATATTCTGCGCCAGCACTTCCCAGAATTAAAAGTCCGGGTAGTGAACGTAGTCAATTTAATGAAACTACAGCCCCAAAGTGAGCATCCCCACGGATTAAGCAGTAAAGATTTTGATACAATCTTTACCACAGATAAACCCATCATCTTTGCTTTTCATGGCTATCCCTGGCTAATTCATCGCCTGACTTATCGCCAAACCAACCACAAAAACTTACACGTGCGTGGTTATAAAGAAGAAGGAACTACCACGACTCCATTTGATATGGTAGTGCTGAATGATCTTGATCGTTTTCACCTAGTAATGGACGTAATTGACCGCGTACCACAACTAGGTTCTAGAGCTGCTTATGTCAAGCAGATGTTAGAAGATAAGCTGATTGAACACAAGCATTACATTCAGAAATACGGTGATGATATGCCGGAAATTCGTGATTGGAAGTGGCCTTATTAG
- a CDS encoding type I restriction endonuclease yields the protein MGFAEDITKLSEQVRKRIDNVSGEEATKMALIVPFLSALGYDVHDPSEVIPEYIADFAIKKAGQFEKVDYALAINGSIVMFVEAKACGQKADAHDGQLSRYFNGLLTTKVAIVTNGIDYRFFTDLRDKNVMDKEPFFIFNILDYQTKDIENLKFFHRNKFDVEAITNHAEEMIYVKAITQLIGNVLRSPSEGFVRFLVSELGTVAPGYEIPGRITGRVIEKFKPMIKKSIQGSLVELMTRSLNQEMAQSVEYINVDKTDHADIEAEEDKAKIITTAEELAAFEKIKIILKKSKTYKFEVQYKNTVKYFAINLGQVKWWFLRFYLSSTKKTFIARISRDEIKSLASNLVVQEVISPTGEAWSKITISSVNDLDRLATVIIKSYELEAAKH from the coding sequence ATGGGATTTGCTGAAGATATTACTAAATTGTCTGAACAAGTACGTAAGCGAATAGACAATGTTTCTGGTGAAGAAGCCACGAAAATGGCGCTAATTGTTCCTTTTTTGAGCGCACTTGGTTACGATGTTCATGACCCTAGTGAAGTAATACCAGAATATATCGCAGATTTTGCCATAAAAAAAGCAGGACAGTTTGAAAAAGTAGATTATGCTTTAGCTATAAATGGTTCTATAGTCATGTTCGTAGAAGCTAAAGCCTGTGGTCAAAAAGCTGACGCACATGATGGGCAATTAAGTCGTTATTTCAATGGGCTGCTCACCACAAAAGTTGCTATCGTGACTAACGGTATTGATTATCGATTCTTTACAGATTTACGTGATAAAAATGTCATGGATAAAGAGCCATTTTTCATTTTTAATATTCTTGATTATCAGACTAAAGATATTGAAAATCTCAAATTCTTTCACCGGAATAAATTTGATGTTGAAGCTATTACTAATCATGCTGAAGAAATGATATATGTAAAAGCCATAACTCAACTTATTGGTAATGTCTTACGTTCACCCTCCGAAGGATTTGTGCGCTTTTTAGTTAGTGAACTGGGTACGGTAGCCCCTGGTTATGAAATTCCCGGTCGGATTACTGGAAGAGTGATTGAAAAATTCAAACCTATGATCAAAAAATCTATTCAAGGTAGTTTAGTAGAATTAATGACCCGTTCACTCAATCAAGAAATGGCACAATCTGTTGAATATATTAATGTTGATAAAACTGATCATGCAGATATAGAAGCTGAAGAAGACAAAGCCAAAATAATCACAACGGCTGAAGAATTAGCAGCTTTTGAAAAAATTAAAATAATCCTTAAAAAATCTAAAACCTATAAATTTGAAGTTCAATATAAAAATACAGTGAAATATTTTGCAATTAACCTTGGTCAAGTGAAATGGTGGTTTTTACGATTTTATTTATCTTCAACAAAGAAGACTTTTATTGCCAGAATAAGTAGAGATGAAATTAAAAGTTTAGCTTCAAATTTAGTAGTGCAAGAAGTAATATCACCTACAGGGGAAGCATGGTCAAAAATAACCATTTCTTCTGTTAATGATTTAGATAGACTAGCAACAGTTATTATTAAGTCTTATGAACTAGAAGCTGCTAAACATTAA
- the murJ gene encoding murein biosynthesis integral membrane protein MurJ: MTQEDSKPARSFAGIAGIVAAATLISKVFGLVRQQAIAAAFGVGAAATAYSYAYIIPGFLLILLGGVNGPLHSAVVSVLAKRKREEGAPLVETVTTLVGGLLLLVTVAQIFFADTIIDIVGYGLEPTTRAIAIQQIRIMAPMALFAGLIGIGFGTLNAANQYWLLSISPLLSSITVIAGIAILTGQLGKDIIKPEYALIGGMVLAWGTLAGAILQWLAQLIVQWRLGLGTLRLRFDFKSPGVQEVIKIMTPATISSGMMPINVATDLYFASPIPGAAAGFNYANLLVQTPLGIISNIILLPLLPMFAKLADPKDWPDLKLRIRQGILLTAVTMLPLGALMVVLSVPIVQIIYQRGAFKQEATQLVSSLLIAYGIGMFVYLGRDVLVRVFYALGDGQTPFRISIFNIFLNVLLDAILVKPFGATGIVLATVGVNCSSMLMLFWLLDRKLNGLPWREWSLPILGLTGGSVVAGLASFGTLVGLQQLLGTQGLIVQLLQLCVSGLVGILVFAIIVSFLKIPEVNTFVVRMRQKFLKR, translated from the coding sequence GTGACACAAGAAGACTCGAAACCCGCTCGTTCTTTTGCGGGAATTGCTGGGATTGTAGCGGCGGCTACATTAATTAGTAAAGTATTTGGTTTGGTGCGACAGCAAGCGATCGCAGCTGCATTTGGTGTGGGTGCGGCGGCTACTGCTTATAGTTACGCTTACATTATTCCTGGTTTTCTCTTAATTTTACTCGGTGGTGTAAATGGACCATTACACAGTGCGGTGGTCAGTGTTTTAGCCAAGCGCAAACGAGAAGAAGGCGCGCCACTGGTAGAAACGGTGACAACTTTGGTGGGTGGATTACTGTTACTGGTGACGGTTGCTCAAATTTTCTTTGCTGATACAATTATTGATATTGTTGGTTATGGCTTAGAACCGACTACAAGAGCGATCGCCATTCAACAAATCCGCATCATGGCCCCAATGGCATTATTTGCGGGTTTAATTGGCATTGGTTTCGGCACACTCAACGCCGCCAATCAATATTGGTTACTTTCAATTAGTCCCTTATTATCCAGTATTACTGTCATTGCCGGCATTGCCATCTTAACAGGGCAACTAGGTAAAGATATTATTAAACCAGAATACGCCTTAATCGGTGGTATGGTCTTAGCCTGGGGAACCTTAGCCGGCGCAATTCTTCAATGGTTAGCGCAGCTAATTGTGCAGTGGCGCTTAGGACTAGGTACATTACGCCTGCGGTTTGATTTTAAATCACCTGGGGTGCAAGAAGTCATTAAAATCATGACACCGGCGACAATTTCCTCTGGGATGATGCCCATTAATGTCGCCACAGACCTTTACTTTGCTAGTCCCATACCTGGCGCGGCTGCTGGTTTTAACTATGCCAATCTCCTGGTGCAGACTCCTTTAGGGATTATTTCTAATATTATTTTACTGCCTTTATTACCAATGTTTGCCAAATTGGCTGATCCAAAAGATTGGCCAGACCTGAAATTACGCATTCGCCAAGGAATTTTGCTCACCGCCGTGACGATGCTACCTTTAGGGGCGCTGATGGTGGTTTTATCTGTACCCATTGTCCAAATAATATATCAACGGGGTGCTTTCAAACAAGAAGCTACACAGCTAGTTTCATCCTTGTTGATTGCTTACGGTATTGGGATGTTTGTTTATTTAGGGCGTGATGTCTTGGTGCGGGTGTTTTATGCCTTGGGGGATGGACAGACACCTTTTCGCATTAGTATTTTTAATATCTTTCTCAACGTTTTACTAGATGCGATTTTAGTGAAACCTTTTGGCGCGACTGGTATTGTGTTAGCAACAGTAGGCGTAAATTGCAGTTCCATGTTGATGCTGTTCTGGTTGCTTGACCGCAAACTCAATGGTTTACCTTGGCGTGAGTGGAGTTTGCCAATTTTGGGTTTGACTGGGGGTAGTGTGGTCGCTGGGTTAGCCAGTTTTGGAACTTTGGTTGGTTTGCAGCAATTGTTAGGTACGCAGGGGTTAATAGTTCAACTGTTGCAGTTATGTGTATCAGGCTTAGTGGGGATTTTAGTGTTTGCGATTATTGTTTCATTCCTGAAAATACCAGAGGTTAATACCTTTGTTGTGCGGATGCGGCAGAAATTTTTGAAGAGATAA